The Clostridia bacterium genome window below encodes:
- a CDS encoding aminotransferase class III-fold pyridoxal phosphate-dependent enzyme produces the protein SCCDVQKCNDYLIEQLKGQTTSKGLILISPHMTRKEAEKYLENSQIVGLKPYHLLSDKKPTNQADISEYLPDWAWGLADEYEAIIMLHLVKDGALSDVKNQKEIMDKCKKYPNMKLVLAHGGRGFNFYNTIKGIKSLSGLQNVWFDVSGICESESITAILNEFGPQKLMWGSDFPISQIRGRCVTVGDGFAWLQKDTVNWEFSSIGGNPNPILVGIESLRALKQACEQFCANEQDIQDIFCSNGMRLLGKNDDKGTRTQELYRYAKTRIPGGTQLLSKRPENMAPEQWPPYFKEARGCEVWDLDGRHYYDMYSNGIGACLLGYNDYHVNKAVKRRINLGNMSTLNPPEEVELADLLCEIHPWAEQVRFARSGGEIAAVAVRIARATTDRSVVAVCGYHGWHDWYLAANLGENDALRGHLLPGLEPLGVPRELRNTTIPFRYNRRDEFKNIIDNYGDRLAAVIMEPCRHNDPEPGFLEFVKDEAHKCGALLIFDEITIGWRLHFGGAHLRLGINPDMAIFAKSLGNGYPIGAVIGTKEAMDGAHSSFISSTYWTESIGPTAALAAVKKMQKTDVPLHAEKIGNMVKGYWRKYGEKYNLPICVEDGYPCLATFKFDHELSEQLRTLYTQLMLERGFLAAGSIYVTLAHTEEIISKYGQAIEEVFAEISHAIVSGDVENTLRGPIALSGFKRLIK, from the coding sequence TCCTGCTGTGACGTGCAAAAATGCAATGATTATTTGATAGAGCAGTTAAAAGGGCAGACAACTAGCAAAGGCCTTATACTGATATCTCCTCATATGACCAGGAAAGAAGCAGAAAAATACTTAGAGAATAGTCAAATAGTAGGATTAAAACCTTATCATCTATTAAGCGATAAAAAACCCACAAATCAAGCTGATATATCTGAATATTTACCTGATTGGGCCTGGGGGTTAGCTGATGAATATGAGGCTATAATAATGCTGCATTTAGTTAAAGATGGAGCTTTATCTGACGTTAAAAACCAAAAAGAGATAATGGATAAGTGTAAAAAATATCCTAACATGAAATTGGTGCTTGCACATGGGGGACGAGGTTTTAACTTCTACAATACTATAAAAGGCATAAAATCTTTAAGTGGGTTGCAAAATGTATGGTTTGACGTATCGGGAATATGTGAATCCGAATCTATAACAGCGATCTTAAACGAATTCGGTCCTCAGAAGCTGATGTGGGGCAGCGATTTCCCAATATCCCAGATTAGGGGAAGATGTGTTACTGTTGGGGATGGATTTGCATGGTTACAGAAGGATACGGTGAATTGGGAATTTAGCTCTATTGGTGGAAATCCTAATCCCATTCTGGTAGGCATTGAGTCGTTAAGAGCTTTGAAGCAGGCATGTGAACAGTTTTGTGCTAATGAACAAGATATCCAAGATATTTTCTGCAGCAATGGGATGAGGCTTTTAGGGAAAAATGATGATAAAGGGACACGGACACAGGAGCTATATAGATATGCAAAGACCAGGATACCCGGAGGGACTCAACTTTTGAGCAAGAGGCCTGAAAACATGGCCCCGGAACAATGGCCTCCCTACTTTAAAGAGGCGAGAGGATGTGAAGTTTGGGACCTAGATGGAAGGCATTACTATGATATGTATTCTAACGGTATCGGCGCTTGTCTCCTTGGATATAACGACTATCATGTAAATAAAGCTGTGAAGAGAAGAATAAACTTGGGCAATATGTCCACTTTAAACCCTCCTGAAGAAGTTGAGCTGGCAGATCTATTATGCGAAATTCATCCATGGGCTGAACAGGTCAGATTTGCACGGAGTGGTGGGGAAATAGCCGCTGTTGCTGTGAGAATTGCAAGGGCTACCACTGACCGCTCTGTAGTAGCAGTATGTGGATATCACGGGTGGCATGATTGGTATCTAGCAGCCAATCTTGGGGAAAATGATGCATTAAGAGGTCATCTGCTTCCAGGATTAGAACCATTAGGTGTACCCAGGGAATTAAGAAATACTACCATTCCATTCAGGTACAACAGAAGGGATGAATTCAAAAATATAATAGATAACTATGGTGATAGATTGGCTGCTGTGATAATGGAGCCTTGTAGACATAATGATCCTGAACCTGGTTTTCTTGAGTTTGTAAAAGATGAAGCTCATAAATGTGGTGCACTTTTGATTTTTGATGAGATTACAATAGGATGGAGATTGCATTTCGGAGGGGCACATTTAAGACTTGGAATAAATCCAGACATGGCTATCTTTGCAAAGTCCCTAGGCAATGGATATCCTATCGGGGCAGTGATAGGAACCAAGGAAGCTATGGATGGCGCACATTCGTCCTTTATCAGCAGTACCTATTGGACCGAAAGCATAGGACCTACAGCTGCATTAGCAGCGGTTAAAAAGATGCAAAAGACTGATGTTCCTCTACATGCAGAGAAGATAGGGAATATGGTCAAAGGATATTGGAGGAAATACGGAGAAAAATACAACCTGCCTATATGTGTGGAGGATGGATATCCTTGTCTAGCTACATTCAAATTTGACCATGAGCTGTCAGAACAATTGAGAACATTGTATACACAGCTTATGCTGGAACGGGGTTTTTTGGCAGCAGGTTCTATATACGTAACTTTAGCCCACACTGAAGAGATAATATCTAAATATGGGCAAGCAATTGAAGAAGTATTTGCTGAAATCTCCCATGCTATTGTTTCAGGTGATGTGGAGAATACATTACGAGGACCTATAGC